In Cydia amplana chromosome 13, ilCydAmpl1.1, whole genome shotgun sequence, the genomic stretch TTTTATGTTGTTACTTATTTCCAGCCAATGATAGATCCAAGTTGGCACAAAGACTTAGAACCTTTGGACACAACATACGAAGGATATGAGAAGTACCTAGACCCTTATCTCACAACGAGCCGGCTGCATCATAGGCCATATACAGCAGAGCAGCTGAGTAGACGATCTGTAACAAAAGATATTGTGACCTATCACACCTTGTCCAAAGAACCCTGGGTGAGattttaagccccctccagtctatgtgcgtgaatcgcggcgcgaagccgcaaACCTGAGTGTGGGGTCTATTTCGCTGTTTGCGAAAATCGATTCCACACTCGCGTTGGCGGCtacgcgccgcgattcgcgcacgagtgtggagggcccttaaCACAGTGATTGAAATCCAAGCACAATGCATGTTATTCTAATCTAACCATCCTTAGTCATAACACACTATCAcaccgcaccgtgaccttggtaCGGTgtggtagtgtgttaaggctttaaaaaccgcttaaaaagttatttttgtGACGTTGGCAGCATCGTAAATAAAAAATGGTCTATAAAGCTATGGCATCGGTCACTTCCTGTGTGAAATAACCATGAAATAACAGGAATTTGATTTCATTCGTTCGTTTCATTCAtagatttcattcatttcattttcgtTTCGTTCCGTTCCGTAAATTCAATCAATCATTCTTTTGTGAAGTGGTCGAACATGTTATGAcgttttattaaattacaatttattcCTTGATAAGTAAAACATAACGAATATTGGTAAGtaaattgtttatttgtttagaaTTTATCtttattgatatttaattaGATAAAAAGTTTTCACAGAACACGCTAGAAAGATTTGATGATCAAGGACATTATTGTATTGTAAGCCGTAAGGTTCATGGTTTGTTTCGATGCTTATAAAACAGTACAATGTTGCAGAAAcccaaaattgtaaaaatattactttatatTATACTCGTGTCTTACGTGAAACAGTATAAAATTGCTGATGTTACGGATGTTATTCTATACAAACCTTTAAGTATCTCAGTTTGTATCTTGTGAACGAACTCAATTCAcacacaaaatacaaatttcaCAAAGTACTACATATTACTAAACGAGTAATGAAATAATGGAAACCTAACATGTATCACGGTAAAACATCATTTCCTTTTTTTCCAGATCATGGCTGATTCAACAACAGAAAACAATGCTGCTAATGTAAACGAAGTCCCCAATAATCAGGAAGATGCTCCAGCAAGGGAACCTGCACGTGAATTATTTTTTGACTGGCCCATTAATGTTGTTGTGTCCGAACCTAAGATCCTCAGCCCAGACCCAGATATAGCTCAACAGGGTAAAAATGTACAGAAACTAGGCCCGCTATGGAAAACCGTCAGATATGCAGATACAAAGAGACAGTTTGAATCTACGGCACCTTTCTGTGCATTGCTTGTGAACCATGAACTTGAAAGTTTGACTCCGAGATGCAAgtcatttgacatgctgcagagGTTTGATCAAACTCTTGCAGCTATAACACATGGGCTTCTGAAACAGAGGAAAGTACTACAAAGTGCTTTAGATTGTTTACCTGCAGAAGCGAGAAATACTGTTCAGAATGCTTTGCAGTCAGCCGATTCGCAGTATAAAAAGATTTCAGATGATTTACTGCAATATGTTTGTGGAAGACGGTCTCAAGTCATTCAACATAGAAGGGAAATGTTCTTGCCGCGAAAAATTGGAGTCCGCGAGGCTCTGCACGCTATACCACCAACAGATCTTGTCTTGTTTGAAAGTAGAAGACTGACACAACTTGTAGAGGCCTTGCCTGATAAAATAGATAGTTTTGTCCCTAATACAGACAAATGCAGATGCTGTCAATTTCACAAGCAACGCCGCAGGCAGTCATCAGAAGAATCTCAAGAAGATGAACCTGTGGTTCCTGATAGAAAGAGACACCGCAAACAGCGCAGGCAAAGGAATTCTTCTGATGATCAAAGTTCAGAAGACGAGGCTAGGTCTCGAGGAAGAAAGAGACAACCTGAGCAACGTAAGAGAAGGCATACATCAGAGGCACGTAATTCAGGAGACGATTCCCGTCCAAGGAGAAGACGCCGCTAGAGCTTTGCTACAGTTTTAAGGTTTTAACC encodes the following:
- the LOC134653423 gene encoding uncharacterized protein LOC134653423, with product MADSTTENNAANVNEVPNNQEDAPAREPARELFFDWPINVVVSEPKILSPDPDIAQQGKNVQKLGPLWKTVRYADTKRQFESTAPFCALLVNHELESLTPRCKSFDMLQRFDQTLAAITHGLLKQRKVLQSALDCLPAEARNTVQNALQSADSQYKKISDDLLQYVCGRRSQVIQHRREMFLPRKIGVREALHAIPPTDLVLFESRRLTQLVEALPDKIDSFVPNTDKCRCCQFHKQRRRQSSEESQEDEPVVPDRKRHRKQRRQRNSSDDQSSEDEARSRGRKRQPEQRKRRHTSEARNSGDDSRPRRRRR